The Opitutus sp. DNA window CGACATGCTCGGCATGGGTGGCACGTTGCGCCGCTTGGTCGATCAGGGCCACCAGGTCACGGTGGTTTACCAAACCTCGGGCAACCTCGCGGTGCCCGACGCCGACGCGCTCATGGCCACCGATTTCGTCACCGACCTAGCCCGCAGTTTCACCGGCCAAACCGGCCCGGCGGAACACTTCGCCCAGGTCGTGAGTATGCAGATCAGCCAAAAGTCAGCCTTCTCCGGCGATTCCGCCCAAGTTCGCCGCCTCAAAGGCCTAATCCGCCGAGGCGAGGCGCGCGCCTCGCTCAAAACCTGCGGCGTGGGCGCGGTGCGTATCCGCTTCCTGGACCTGCCCTTTTACGAGCAGGGCCGCTACCGCCAATTCAAGCCCGCTGCCGCCGACTTGCAGGCGATCGCCGCGGTGCTCGCCGAGATTCAGCCGCACCAGATTTTTGTCACCGGCGAACGCGACGATCCGTCCTCGGTGACCGCGGTCTGTTTTGACCTGGTGCGCCAGGCCCTGGGGCAACTCGCCAGCGCAACCTGGCAGGCCGACTGCCGCGTCTGGCTGTACCGCGGTCTGGAAACGCCCTGGGGCGTGGCTGAGGTGGACATGGTGGTGCCGCTGAGCCCGCGCGAGCTCGGCCAAAAAACCCAGGCGATTTTCCCGCACCGCTCGCAGCGCAGCAGTTCGGCGCTGGCCTCCGGTCTGCGCGAGCCCTGGCAGCAGGCCGAGCAGCAGAACCGCGATCTTTCCCACAGCTACGACGCGCTCGGCCTGGCCGACTACGAGGCGATCGAGGGTTTCAGCCGCTGGACTCCCGCCCGCTAACCACCGCCGTCACCGCTCCCCAGCCCCGCTGCGTTGTTCGCAACTCCACACCCCCCATTTCCCTCATTCATTCCCATGTTAAAAACTTCTCCTCAGTTTATCCCAACGCTCAACACGGAATTTGTCCCGGCGGTGCTCTGGAACCGGGCCTATAAGTCAGTGGTCGCGGCCACGCCTGACCGCCGGGCACTCGCACTCGCCTTGGTCCGGGCCGACGGCGAAGCCTCGGTCTGGCAAGGCGAGGTGCTGCCAGCCAACCATCCCCAGGCCGCCCTCACCCTCCGGTACGTGGAGCGCCTGCTCAAGTTCCTGCTCTGGCAGCGCGGCGGATGCCGCGTGCGGTTGGCCGGGGCTGCGGAGGTCGCTGCTCATCTCAATGAGGTCTACTCGCCCACCGGCGCGCGGGCCTTTGATCACCGTTTCATGGGCGACGAAGTTTACGGCAAAACCTTCGCGGTGGAGGCCTGTGGTTGGGACGAGTTGCCCCAGGAAAAATCCACCGGGCTGCCGATCGGCCGCAACTTGGACGGCTGCCGCATCGGCTTCGATCTCGGTGGCAGCGACCGCAAGGTGGCCGCGCTGATCGACGGCAAAGTGGTGTTCTCCGAGGAGATCGGCTGGGACCCGTATTTCCAGGCCGACCCCACCTACCACATCGAGGGTGTGCAGGATTCCCTACTGCGCGCCGCAGCCCACTTGCCCCGGGTGGACGCAATTGGTGGCAGCTCGGCCGGCGTTTATGTGAACAACGAGGTCCGCGTCGCCTCGCTGTTCCGCGGCGTACCCCGCGACCGCTTCGAGGCGAACATCCGCCGGATGTTTTTCGACCTGCAGACGCGCTGGAACGGCATCCCGTTCGAGGTCGTCAACGACGGCGAAGTCACCGCCCTGGCCGGCTCGATGTCGCTGGGCGACAACGCGGTGCTCGGCGTGTCGATGGGCACCAGTATGGCGGGCGGTTACGTCACCCCCTCAGGAGGAATCACCCCCTGGTTAAACGAGCTGGCCTTTGCTCCGATCGATTACGCCGAGGAGGCGGCGGTGGACGAGTGGTCGGGGGACCGGGGCTGCGGCGTGCAATATTTCTCCCAGCAAGGCGTCAACCGCCTGGCCCAACGCGCCGGCATCGTCTTCTCGGAGGCCATGCCGCTGGCCGAGCGCTTGGTGGTGGTGCAGACCTCGATGGCGGCCGGCGACGACCGGGCGTTGGCCATTTACGAGAGCAT harbors:
- a CDS encoding ROK family protein produces the protein MLKTSPQFIPTLNTEFVPAVLWNRAYKSVVAATPDRRALALALVRADGEASVWQGEVLPANHPQAALTLRYVERLLKFLLWQRGGCRVRLAGAAEVAAHLNEVYSPTGARAFDHRFMGDEVYGKTFAVEACGWDELPQEKSTGLPIGRNLDGCRIGFDLGGSDRKVAALIDGKVVFSEEIGWDPYFQADPTYHIEGVQDSLLRAAAHLPRVDAIGGSSAGVYVNNEVRVASLFRGVPRDRFEANIRRMFFDLQTRWNGIPFEVVNDGEVTALAGSMSLGDNAVLGVSMGTSMAGGYVTPSGGITPWLNELAFAPIDYAEEAAVDEWSGDRGCGVQYFSQQGVNRLAQRAGIVFSEAMPLAERLVVVQTSMAAGDDRALAIYESIGVMLGYSIAHYAEFYELRNLLVLGRVTTGSGGEVILEKAGEVLRAEFPQLAAGLRLTMPDEKDKRHGQAVAAASLPALTPVCAAANLASC